In one window of Methanosarcina vacuolata Z-761 DNA:
- a CDS encoding prenyltransferase/squalene oxidase repeat-containing protein: MKPEKHNKMSSNLELDIVKNSFEWLSAQQIQSVKELSSTLSAHALWALPNPYITRLILEQDNNGSWNSSIRDTARACSALSTEGIVFMASARWLLARKKENSWNGDVYDTAYAIAALADMGTRDKDGCNWLSENYCPAWEQVGTTSLIITALKKQDNLAKTRTFETFIQEKARWILSKKEPDGGWKHISTSNLAIQALLLAGFKDEVEDSVHWLLENVHENGAWGNKDDDINATALTLSTLGLYRKN, encoded by the coding sequence ATGAAGCCTGAAAAGCACAATAAAATGTCAAGCAACCTGGAACTCGATATTGTGAAAAACAGTTTTGAATGGCTCTCTGCCCAGCAAATTCAGTCCGTAAAGGAACTTTCAAGTACCTTATCCGCACACGCCCTCTGGGCACTCCCAAACCCTTACATAACCCGCCTGATTCTTGAACAGGATAATAACGGTTCCTGGAACTCTTCAATCAGGGACACCGCAAGGGCCTGCTCAGCCCTTTCAACAGAAGGAATCGTATTCATGGCTTCAGCAAGATGGCTGCTTGCCAGAAAAAAAGAAAATTCCTGGAATGGGGACGTTTACGATACAGCCTACGCCATTGCAGCTCTTGCAGACATGGGAACTCGGGATAAAGACGGATGCAACTGGCTATCCGAAAACTATTGCCCTGCCTGGGAACAGGTCGGCACCACATCCCTCATAATTACAGCTCTCAAAAAGCAGGATAATCTGGCAAAAACCAGAACGTTTGAGACTTTTATCCAGGAAAAAGCCAGATGGATCCTTTCAAAAAAAGAGCCGGACGGTGGCTGGAAACATATTTCCACAAGCAATCTTGCAATCCAGGCCCTGCTTCTTGCAGGTTTTAAAGATGAAGTTGAAGATTCAGTCCACTGGCTCCTTGAAAATGTCCACGAAAACGGAGCCTGGGGAAATAAAGACGATGATATCAATGCCACTGCACTGACTCTAAGTACCCTGGGACTTTATAGAAAAAATTGA
- a CDS encoding DUF1638 domain-containing protein produces the protein MPVLSIIACEMLEDELAYVLSEDHDLNQLIVVENRQSIRFVRKLKSINCQPKLFPLEKVPIFLKEANNSVYNSVYNSVSVNILKLLLKFPFFNKIPHNTGGKSKQKNREKPIVVVNTLKLGLHADCELLRSEIYQNIRKMAAFSDGILIFYGNCGHSLRNTVADFKDLPCSLYFLKDEKGEIVDDCISVALGGNDNYAEVMQSGKGIGMIYLTPMWASSWKEMRMESNNTSDFNDSFLKKHYKRVVKISNEISMGSEFNKNVLNYARTFDMSITEMEGSMEIASKSYLSAKNDVCKKAVSD, from the coding sequence ATGCCTGTACTTAGCATAATTGCCTGTGAAATGCTTGAAGACGAACTGGCATATGTCCTCTCAGAAGACCATGACTTAAATCAATTGATTGTAGTTGAAAACAGGCAAAGTATCAGGTTTGTTCGAAAGCTTAAATCCATAAATTGCCAGCCAAAACTTTTTCCTCTGGAAAAAGTACCTATTTTTTTAAAAGAGGCAAATAACTCTGTATATAACTCTGTATATAACTCTGTATCTGTGAATATTTTGAAACTTTTATTGAAATTTCCGTTTTTTAATAAAATACCTCATAATACCGGAGGAAAGAGTAAACAAAAGAACAGGGAAAAGCCTATTGTCGTTGTAAATACTCTGAAGCTTGGCCTGCACGCAGATTGCGAACTCTTAAGGTCTGAAATCTACCAGAATATCAGGAAAATGGCAGCTTTTTCAGATGGTATTCTTATTTTCTATGGAAATTGTGGGCACTCTTTAAGGAACACGGTAGCGGATTTTAAAGATCTTCCCTGCTCTCTTTATTTTCTCAAAGATGAAAAAGGAGAGATTGTGGATGACTGTATCAGCGTAGCTCTTGGGGGCAATGATAATTATGCTGAAGTTATGCAGAGCGGGAAAGGAATAGGTATGATATACTTGACTCCTATGTGGGCTTCCAGCTGGAAAGAAATGAGAATGGAGTCAAACAACACTTCTGACTTTAATGACAGTTTTTTGAAAAAGCATTATAAAAGGGTCGTCAAAATCAGTAATGAGATTTCTATGGGAAGTGAATTCAATAAAAATGTCTTAAATTATGCCCGGACTTTTGATATGAGTATTACTGAAATGGAAGGCAGTATGGAAATCGCAAGTAAGTCCTATCTAAGTGCCAAAAATGATGTCTGCAAAAAAGCAGTGTCAGATTAA
- a CDS encoding DUF1638 domain-containing protein, giving the protein MPIMSIISCKIMQDEIIWILENDSSIDEVLVVDNENIREFVEKLDKVNLQYKVLSLEDISSLPEIKSECKKYTVLIHLMELGLHRSPKELKIKVYETIQTLAPFSSGILLFYGLCGNVLGDVEKDFQRSSISCPVRILKDKDHRIVDDCIGATVGGVQNYLRILKSVSDAGTYLFTPMYSKGWREILDLNKLNKDPAKALKLMKKTHEMIGYKRVAKINTGLKYTENFDASIREFADLFDFEILEFDDGNQEIFKDCYNELKMEI; this is encoded by the coding sequence ATGCCCATTATGAGTATTATTTCATGCAAGATAATGCAGGACGAAATTATCTGGATTCTTGAAAATGACTCTTCCATTGATGAAGTCCTTGTAGTTGATAATGAAAATATTCGGGAATTTGTAGAAAAGCTGGATAAAGTAAACCTTCAATATAAAGTGCTCTCTCTGGAAGACATTTCCTCACTTCCCGAAATCAAAAGCGAATGCAAGAAATATACGGTTCTGATTCATCTGATGGAACTGGGTCTTCATAGAAGTCCTAAAGAGTTGAAAATTAAGGTATATGAGACTATACAGACTCTTGCTCCTTTTTCATCTGGGATTTTGCTCTTTTACGGTTTATGTGGGAATGTACTGGGGGACGTTGAAAAAGATTTCCAACGTAGCTCAATCTCGTGTCCGGTCCGTATTCTTAAAGACAAAGATCACAGGATTGTAGATGACTGCATAGGGGCTACTGTGGGGGGAGTCCAGAACTATCTAAGGATACTTAAAAGTGTTAGTGATGCTGGAACATACCTTTTTACTCCCATGTACAGCAAAGGCTGGAGGGAAATACTCGACCTGAATAAGCTAAACAAAGATCCAGCCAAAGCATTGAAATTAATGAAAAAAACCCACGAAATGATTGGTTACAAAAGAGTCGCCAAGATTAATACCGGCCTTAAATATACTGAAAATTTTGACGCTTCTATTCGGGAATTTGCAGATTTGTTTGATTTTGAAATTTTGGAATTCGATGATGGTAATCAGGAAATTTTTAAAGATTGCTATAACGAACTCAAAATGGAGATTTAG